The following are encoded together in the Halopiger aswanensis genome:
- the rpl4p gene encoding 50S ribosomal protein L4, with amino-acid sequence MEATVRNLDGDDAGSVELPAVFETNYRPDLIARAVRAAQANRKQDYGADEFAGLRTPAESFGSGRGMAHVPRQDGRGRRVPQTVKGRKAHPPKAEKDWTESINTKEKKLAVRSAIAATTDEELVAERGHEFDDDAEIPVVVDDEFEDLVKTKEVVSFLEAAGLADDIERADEGRSIRSGRGKTRGRKYKTPKSILFVTSSESGPSRAARNLAGADVTTAAEVNAEDLAPGAQPGRLTVWTESALEEVADR; translated from the coding sequence ATGGAAGCAACAGTACGCAACCTGGACGGCGACGACGCGGGCTCGGTCGAGCTCCCGGCGGTCTTCGAGACTAACTACCGCCCGGACCTGATCGCCCGCGCCGTACGCGCCGCCCAGGCAAACCGAAAACAGGACTACGGTGCCGACGAGTTCGCCGGCCTCCGCACGCCGGCCGAATCGTTCGGCAGCGGCCGAGGGATGGCCCACGTCCCGCGACAGGACGGACGCGGTCGCCGCGTTCCCCAGACCGTCAAGGGACGCAAGGCCCACCCGCCGAAGGCCGAGAAGGACTGGACCGAATCGATCAACACGAAAGAGAAGAAGCTGGCCGTCCGCAGCGCGATCGCGGCGACGACCGACGAAGAGCTCGTCGCCGAGCGCGGCCACGAGTTCGACGACGACGCCGAGATTCCGGTCGTCGTCGACGACGAGTTCGAGGACCTCGTGAAGACGAAGGAGGTCGTCTCCTTCCTCGAGGCCGCCGGACTCGCCGACGACATCGAACGCGCCGACGAAGGCCGTAGCATCCGCTCGGGTCGCGGGAAGACCCGCGGACGCAAGTACAAGACGCCCAAGTCGATCCTCTTCGTCACCTCGAGCGAGTCCGGTCCGTCCCGTGCGGCCCGGAACCTCGCCGGTGCCGACGTGACGACCGCTGCGGAGGTCAACGCGGAGGATCTCGCGCCCGGTGCACAGCCGGGTCGACTGACCGTCTGGACCGAAAGCGCTCTCGAGGAGGTGGCTGACCGATGA
- a CDS encoding 50S ribosomal protein L14 — protein sequence MEAMKADVTQGLKKGSLVTCADNTGARELKVISVSGYHGTKNRQPKAGLGDKVTVSVTKGTPEMRRQVLEAVIVRQRKSIRRPDGTRLKFEDNAAVIIDENEEPRGTEIKGPIAREVAERFGAIASTATMIV from the coding sequence ATGGAAGCGATGAAAGCCGACGTGACCCAGGGGCTCAAGAAGGGCTCGCTGGTCACGTGTGCCGACAACACCGGCGCACGCGAGCTGAAAGTCATCAGCGTCTCGGGCTACCACGGCACCAAGAACCGCCAGCCGAAGGCGGGTCTCGGTGACAAGGTCACGGTCTCCGTGACGAAGGGTACCCCCGAGATGCGCCGCCAGGTCCTCGAGGCCGTCATCGTTCGCCAGCGGAAGTCGATCCGCCGGCCGGACGGGACGCGACTGAAGTTCGAGGACAACGCGGCGGTCATCATCGACGAGAACGAGGAGCCCCGCGGGACGGAGATCAAGGGCCCGATCGCTCGCGAAGTCGCCGAACGGTTCGGCGCGATCGCCTCCACCGCGACGATGATCGTATAG
- a CDS encoding 50S ribosomal protein L2, protein MTMGRRILGQRRGRGTSTFRAPSHRYKAKLDHKKEEDDDVVRGTVVDIEHDPARSAPVAAVEFEDGDQRLVLAPEGVAVGEEIQVGVSAEIKPGNTLPLAEIPEGVPVCNVEANPGDGGKFARSSGVNADLITHDRNAAVIQLPSGEVKRLDPQCRATIGVVAGGGRTEKPMVKAGNKYHKMKARGTKWPRVRGVAMNAVDHPFGGGGRQHPGKPKSVSRDAPPGRKVGDISSRRTGRGGNK, encoded by the coding sequence CTGACGATGGGACGACGCATCCTTGGACAGCGACGTGGTCGCGGTACCTCCACGTTCCGCGCCCCGTCGCACCGATACAAGGCAAAGCTCGATCACAAGAAGGAAGAAGACGACGACGTCGTCCGCGGCACGGTCGTGGACATCGAACACGACCCCGCGCGTTCGGCGCCGGTCGCGGCCGTCGAGTTCGAGGACGGCGACCAGCGCCTCGTCCTCGCTCCCGAGGGCGTCGCCGTCGGCGAGGAGATTCAGGTCGGCGTCTCCGCGGAGATCAAGCCGGGCAACACGCTCCCGCTCGCGGAGATTCCCGAAGGGGTACCGGTCTGTAACGTCGAGGCGAACCCGGGCGATGGCGGCAAGTTCGCTCGTTCCTCCGGCGTCAACGCGGACCTGATCACCCACGACCGCAACGCTGCGGTCATTCAGCTCCCCAGCGGCGAGGTCAAGCGCCTCGATCCGCAGTGCCGCGCCACTATCGGCGTCGTCGCCGGTGGCGGTCGCACGGAGAAGCCGATGGTCAAGGCAGGGAACAAGTACCACAAGATGAAAGCGCGCGGGACCAAGTGGCCCCGCGTCCGCGGTGTCGCGATGAACGCCGTCGACCACCCGTTCGGTGGCGGCGGCCGACAGCACCCCGGAAAACCGAAGTCCGTCTCGCGGGACGCCCCGCCGGGGCGGAAGGTCGGTGACATTTCCTCGCGCCGTACCGGCCGAGGTGGGAACAAATGA
- a CDS encoding 50S ribosomal protein L22 → MGINYSVDADPDSTAKAMLRERHMSHKHSKEVARELKGRTVADAQEYLQDVIDQKQSVPFKSHNAGAGHRSDLEGWDAGKYPEKVSGEFLDLLENVAANADHQGFDGESMEIVHVAAHKVGESVGRKPRAMGRASSWNTPQVDVEIVVAEPDAEDDSDEGDN, encoded by the coding sequence ATGGGAATCAACTACTCAGTCGACGCGGACCCGGATTCCACCGCGAAAGCGATGCTCCGGGAGCGTCACATGAGCCACAAGCACAGCAAGGAGGTCGCCCGCGAACTCAAGGGCCGAACCGTCGCCGACGCGCAGGAGTACCTGCAGGACGTCATCGACCAGAAGCAGTCGGTGCCGTTTAAGTCGCACAACGCCGGTGCCGGCCACCGATCCGATCTCGAGGGCTGGGACGCCGGCAAGTACCCCGAGAAGGTCTCCGGCGAGTTCCTCGACCTCCTCGAGAACGTCGCGGCCAACGCCGACCACCAGGGCTTCGACGGCGAGTCGATGGAGATCGTCCACGTCGCCGCCCACAAGGTCGGCGAATCGGTCGGTCGCAAGCCCCGCGCGATGGGGCGTGCGTCCTCGTGGAACACGCCGCAGGTCGACGTCGAGATCGTCGTCGCGGAACCCGACGCAGAGGACGACTCCGACGAGGGTGATAACTAA
- a CDS encoding 30S ribosomal protein S17: MAIGLDVETPPEPENPEEYDYEKCPFYGELSVRGQVLEGTVVSTDMEKTVVVEREYDVAVPKYDRYMKRRSRIPAHVPGVLEPLSVGDTVKIAETRPLSKTKSHVVVEVTEEATAEDVADLTGQAEPEPELSAEDFATEEGEE; this comes from the coding sequence ATGGCAATTGGACTAGACGTTGAAACCCCTCCGGAACCAGAAAACCCGGAGGAATACGACTACGAGAAGTGTCCGTTCTACGGCGAGCTCTCCGTTCGAGGCCAAGTCCTCGAGGGGACCGTCGTGTCGACGGACATGGAGAAGACCGTGGTCGTCGAGCGAGAGTACGACGTGGCTGTACCGAAGTACGACCGGTACATGAAGCGTCGCTCGCGCATCCCGGCTCACGTGCCGGGCGTGCTCGAGCCGCTCTCGGTCGGTGACACGGTCAAGATCGCAGAGACCCGACCACTGTCGAAGACCAAATCGCACGTGGTCGTCGAAGTAACCGAAGAGGCAACCGCGGAGGACGTCGCCGACCTCACCGGCCAGGCCGAGCCTGAGCCGGAGCTGTCGGCCGAGGACTTCGCGACCGAGGAGGGTGAAGAATAA
- the rplX gene encoding 50S ribosomal protein L24 — protein sequence MTKQPHKQRTQTERAPLHKRQKQLHATLSDDLREEYDTRRTRVNAGDRVEVMRGDHAGEEGEVIRAILEDGVIHVEDVTVETADGEEVPRPLDPSNVRITELDLEDERREARLEGESEGDNE from the coding sequence ATGACGAAGCAACCACACAAACAGCGAACGCAGACGGAGCGAGCACCGCTGCACAAGCGGCAGAAACAGCTCCACGCGACGCTGTCCGACGACCTCCGCGAGGAGTACGATACCCGTCGCACCCGCGTCAACGCGGGCGACCGGGTCGAGGTCATGCGCGGCGACCACGCCGGCGAAGAAGGCGAGGTCATCCGTGCCATCCTCGAGGACGGCGTCATTCACGTCGAGGACGTGACGGTCGAGACGGCCGACGGCGAGGAAGTGCCCCGGCCGCTCGACCCCTCGAACGTCCGGATCACGGAGCTCGACCTCGAGGACGAGCGCCGCGAGGCGCGCCTCGAGGGCGAATCGGAAGGTGATAACGAATGA
- a CDS encoding 50S ribosomal protein L5 translates to MSEADSEADFHEMREPRVEKVVVHMGVGQGGRELGRAEDIIEEITGQESVRTQAKKTEPDFGIRQGDPIGTKVTLRGDDAHEFLETALPLADLSASQFDDTGNFSFGIEEHTDFPSQEYDPNVGIFGLDVTVNLVRPGYRVSKRDKATRPIPSKHRLNPEDAVAFLESTFDVTVEGSADE, encoded by the coding sequence ATGAGCGAGGCTGACTCGGAAGCCGACTTCCACGAGATGCGGGAACCCCGCGTCGAGAAGGTCGTCGTCCACATGGGCGTCGGTCAGGGTGGTCGCGAACTCGGCCGCGCGGAGGACATCATCGAGGAGATCACCGGACAGGAAAGCGTCCGGACCCAGGCGAAGAAGACCGAACCCGACTTCGGCATTCGCCAGGGCGACCCGATCGGCACGAAGGTTACCCTTCGTGGCGACGACGCCCACGAGTTCCTCGAGACGGCCCTCCCGCTGGCCGACCTCTCGGCCAGCCAGTTCGACGACACGGGTAACTTCAGCTTCGGGATCGAGGAACACACCGACTTCCCGAGCCAGGAGTACGATCCGAACGTCGGGATCTTCGGACTGGACGTCACCGTCAACCTGGTGCGTCCGGGCTACCGCGTCTCCAAGCGCGACAAGGCGACGCGCCCGATCCCATCGAAACACCGACTGAACCCCGAGGACGCCGTCGCGTTCCTCGAGTCGACCTTCGACGTCACCGTGGAGGGATCCGCAGATGAGTGA
- a CDS encoding 50S ribosomal protein L23, which translates to MSSIIEHPLVTEKAMNDMDFENKLQFVVNPDATKPEIRDEVEERFDVSVDNINTQVTMKGKKKATVRLSEDDDAQEVASRIGVF; encoded by the coding sequence ATGAGTTCGATCATCGAGCACCCGCTCGTGACGGAGAAGGCGATGAACGACATGGACTTCGAGAACAAGCTCCAGTTCGTCGTCAACCCTGACGCCACCAAGCCCGAGATTCGGGACGAAGTCGAGGAGCGCTTCGACGTCTCCGTCGACAACATCAACACCCAGGTAACGATGAAAGGGAAGAAGAAAGCGACAGTTCGCCTGTCCGAGGACGACGACGCCCAAGAAGTCGCCTCGCGAATCGGGGTGTTCTGA
- a CDS encoding 30S ribosomal protein S14: MSESETEAETETETDALSTGEHAAKRTGQEEACQRCGRKQGLVGKYDINLCRQCFREIARDMGFKKYR, from the coding sequence ATGAGTGAAAGCGAAACCGAAGCCGAAACTGAAACCGAAACCGACGCCCTCAGCACGGGCGAGCACGCCGCAAAGCGCACGGGGCAGGAAGAAGCCTGCCAGCGCTGCGGTCGCAAACAGGGTCTCGTCGGGAAGTACGACATCAACCTCTGTCGGCAGTGCTTCCGCGAGATCGCTCGTGACATGGGCTTCAAGAAGTATCGATAA
- the rpmC gene encoding 50S ribosomal protein L29 produces MAILHVEEIRDMTPAERQEELEELETELLNAKSVLAAGGAPENPGRIGELRRTIARIKTVQREEGDLEDEADE; encoded by the coding sequence ATGGCGATTCTCCACGTCGAAGAGATCCGCGACATGACCCCTGCCGAACGGCAGGAGGAACTCGAGGAACTCGAGACCGAACTGCTGAACGCGAAGTCCGTCCTCGCCGCCGGTGGCGCCCCGGAGAACCCGGGCCGCATCGGCGAACTGCGTCGCACCATCGCGCGGATCAAGACGGTCCAGCGCGAGGAAGGCGACCTCGAGGACGAAGCGGACGAATAA
- a CDS encoding ribonuclease P protein component 1, protein MALTPETLPRHELNGLPVRVVESTDDSRVGIAGRVVIETTKTLSIEIRDDGESRVVTVPKSGSTFEFAITDDAADSAKGSGTASKLADTQPSAAGNGAEERAGEGAAYVTVDGSRLLSRPARRTETNGDSPWQLD, encoded by the coding sequence ATGGCACTGACACCCGAGACCCTGCCGCGACACGAACTCAACGGCCTGCCGGTCCGCGTCGTCGAGAGTACCGACGACTCGCGGGTCGGGATAGCCGGCCGTGTCGTGATCGAGACGACGAAGACGCTCTCGATAGAGATTCGCGACGACGGCGAGTCTCGGGTCGTCACGGTGCCGAAATCGGGCTCGACGTTCGAGTTCGCGATCACAGATGACGCCGCCGACTCCGCCAAGGGGTCGGGGACCGCGTCCAAACTGGCCGACACTCAACCCTCTGCCGCCGGAAACGGTGCGGAGGAACGAGCCGGCGAGGGCGCGGCCTACGTTACGGTCGATGGATCGCGCTTGCTCTCACGACCCGCCCGACGCACGGAAACGAATGGTGATTCACCATGGCAATTGGACTAG
- a CDS encoding 30S ribosomal protein S4e produces MTKHQKRLSVPKTWPVERKTDTFTVKAGAGPHGEEGVPLVVLLRDVLGYVDSTKEARYALSEDAILVNGQPINDEQRPIGIFDIIAFPGREEYYRVFPDEGGRLALTEIDAEAAESRLGKIDNKQQVPGGDTQLTLHDGTNVLVEDGAEYSSNDSIVIDNDDKSIVAHFPYEEGALVTAIRGNHGGKIGEVETIDVTPGSGSNTVTVDTEDGGFETIEEYVVVIDENFTGDDE; encoded by the coding sequence ATGACGAAACACCAGAAACGACTTTCGGTCCCGAAGACCTGGCCGGTCGAGCGCAAGACCGACACCTTCACCGTCAAGGCCGGCGCCGGCCCCCACGGTGAGGAGGGCGTCCCGCTCGTCGTCCTGCTGCGGGACGTACTCGGCTACGTCGACTCGACGAAGGAAGCGCGATACGCCCTCTCCGAGGACGCGATCCTCGTCAACGGGCAGCCGATCAACGACGAACAGCGTCCGATCGGCATCTTCGACATCATCGCCTTCCCCGGCCGCGAGGAGTACTACCGCGTCTTCCCCGACGAGGGCGGTCGGCTCGCGCTGACCGAGATCGACGCCGAGGCCGCGGAAAGCCGCCTCGGCAAGATCGACAACAAGCAACAGGTTCCCGGCGGCGATACGCAGCTGACGCTGCACGACGGGACTAACGTCCTCGTCGAGGACGGCGCCGAGTACAGCAGCAACGACTCGATCGTCATCGACAACGACGACAAGTCGATCGTCGCGCACTTCCCCTACGAGGAAGGTGCGCTCGTCACCGCGATCCGTGGCAACCACGGCGGGAAGATCGGCGAAGTCGAGACGATCGACGTGACTCCCGGCAGCGGCTCGAACACCGTCACCGTCGACACCGAGGACGGCGGCTTCGAGACCATCGAGGAGTACGTCGTCGTGATCGACGAGAACTTCACGGGTGATGACGAATGA
- a CDS encoding 30S ribosomal protein S19 → MSQEYRTGREGEEFTYRGHTLDELQDMELEEVAELLPARQRRSIQRGLSVEKQKLLEEAREKDEEETANAPIRTHLRDMPVLPEFVGLTFEVYNGQSFERVRIDPEMIGHYLGEFQLTRTSVEHGQAGIGATRSSKFVPLK, encoded by the coding sequence ATGAGCCAGGAGTACCGAACCGGCCGCGAAGGTGAGGAGTTCACCTACCGCGGTCACACGCTCGACGAGCTGCAGGACATGGAGCTCGAGGAAGTCGCGGAACTGCTGCCCGCACGCCAGCGGCGAAGTATCCAGCGCGGTCTCTCCGTCGAGAAGCAGAAGCTTCTCGAGGAGGCCCGTGAGAAAGACGAGGAAGAGACGGCGAACGCGCCGATCCGGACGCACCTGCGCGACATGCCGGTGCTGCCGGAGTTCGTCGGACTGACCTTCGAGGTCTACAACGGCCAGTCCTTCGAGCGCGTCCGCATCGACCCCGAGATGATCGGACACTATCTCGGAGAGTTCCAGCTGACCCGCACGTCCGTCGAACACGGACAGGCGGGGATCGGCGCGACTCGCTCGTCGAAGTTCGTCCCACTGAAGTGA
- a CDS encoding 30S ribosomal protein S3: MADEQQFIENGLQRSQIDEFFQEELGRAGYGGMEVAKTPMGTQIVLKAEKPGMVIGKGGENIRKVTTALEEQFNLEDPQVDVQEVDEPDLNARIVADRLANALERGWYFRKAGHTTIDRIMEAGALGAEIVLSGKVTGARSRVEKFNRGYIKHNGEPAEEIVDEGQATAVMKLGTIGVTVKIIPPGAELPDDFEVSEDVDPEELVPEAVEANEAEGVEELLEGEPEEADAEAETEASEPEAPSDEAEVDEEVVEEVIEEEVDAEADEDFEEVEVPEGDEDVEEELDELEEDVEAEAEELVEEMEAESDDEDDEGGDA, translated from the coding sequence ATGGCTGACGAACAACAATTCATCGAGAACGGCCTGCAGCGGTCCCAGATCGACGAGTTCTTCCAGGAAGAGCTCGGCCGCGCGGGCTACGGTGGCATGGAGGTCGCCAAGACGCCGATGGGCACCCAGATCGTCCTCAAGGCCGAAAAGCCCGGGATGGTCATCGGTAAAGGCGGCGAGAACATCCGGAAGGTCACGACCGCCCTCGAGGAGCAGTTCAACCTCGAGGATCCGCAGGTCGACGTGCAGGAGGTCGACGAACCCGACCTCAACGCACGCATCGTGGCCGACCGGCTGGCCAACGCTCTCGAGCGCGGCTGGTACTTCCGTAAGGCCGGTCACACGACGATCGACCGGATCATGGAAGCCGGCGCGCTCGGCGCCGAGATCGTCCTCTCCGGGAAGGTCACGGGCGCCCGCTCGCGCGTTGAGAAGTTCAACCGCGGCTACATCAAGCACAACGGCGAACCCGCCGAGGAGATCGTCGACGAGGGCCAGGCGACGGCCGTCATGAAGCTCGGGACGATCGGCGTCACGGTCAAGATCATCCCGCCGGGAGCCGAACTCCCCGACGACTTCGAGGTCAGCGAGGACGTCGACCCCGAAGAACTCGTCCCGGAGGCCGTCGAGGCCAACGAGGCCGAAGGCGTCGAGGAACTCCTCGAGGGCGAACCCGAAGAGGCAGACGCCGAAGCCGAGACCGAGGCGTCCGAGCCTGAGGCACCCTCCGACGAGGCCGAAGTCGACGAAGAGGTCGTCGAGGAAGTCATCGAAGAGGAAGTCGACGCCGAGGCCGACGAGGACTTCGAAGAAGTCGAGGTCCCCGAAGGCGACGAGGACGTCGAGGAAGAACTCGACGAACTCGAGGAAGACGTCGAAGCGGAAGCCGAAGAACTCGTCGAGGAGATGGAAGCCGAATCCGACGACGAGGACGACGAGGGAGGTGACGCCTAA